A region from the Aegilops tauschii subsp. strangulata cultivar AL8/78 chromosome 5, Aet v6.0, whole genome shotgun sequence genome encodes:
- the LOC109754119 gene encoding uncharacterized protein isoform X1: METAQERELPQLPLQLQGWPFHAMPPSFDAGSGAYSSGGSSSMSSDSFLLGWEPPFGGCFGLADAQLHDLFPLCMMEPLPLSPAATSTAADLPSEQQVPAPAAMSNGELGDLLLNFWDAGDASDRPVAINSGCVAPQHEKSSQSSAATATNSFLYDEDDLLGSIFSKRPTLAEEPPVLLLAPAEAEPLLSASSSSSCHADPPASDAGGARAQGTTTEPSGARAPPLPRCSSSSLKRATPEAASDSAEAECSQSGGKRRKVSASVLCPFAVLKPDGLDGGATLADINARILMRPARPVRHPVGEYACAPRVLAADAPGISGRAVSGFTRLHTPGRGTITIMRTRG, encoded by the exons ATGGAGACAGCGCAGGAAAGAGAGCTGCCGCAGCTGCCGCTGCAGCTGCAGGGGTGGCCTTTCCACGCCATGCCGCCCAGCTTCGACGCCGGCAGCGGCGCCTacagcagcggcggcagcagcagcatgaGCAGCGATTCCTTCCTGCTCGGGTGGGAGCCGCCGTTCGGCGGCTGCTTCGGCCTCGCCGACGCGCAGCTCCACGACCTCTTCCCCCTCT GCATGATGGAGCCGCTCCCGCTGTCGCCGGCCGCGACGTCCACGGCGGCGGACCTCCCATCGGAGCAGCAGGTCCCGGCGCCGGCGGCAATGTCCAACGGGGAGCTCGGCGACCTCCTGCTG AATTTCTGGGACGCCGGTGATGCCAGCGACCGGCCGGTCGCAATCAATTCAGGCTGCGTGGCACCGCAGCACGAGAAGAGCAGCCAGAGCAGCGCTGCCACGGCCACGAACTCTTTCCTCT ATGATGAGGACGATCTTTTGGGCTCCATTTTCTCCAAGAGGCCCACCTTGGCAGAAGAACCACCCGTGCTCCTCCTCGCCCCGGCGGAGGCGGAGCCCCTCCtcagcgcctcctcctcctccagctgCCACGCGGACCCACCTGCCAGCGACGCCGGCGGGGCCCGGGCGCAGGGCACCACCACCGAGCCAAGTGGCGCGCGGGCCCCGCCCCTCCCTCGCTGCTCCTCCTCGTCGTTGAAACGCGCGACACCGGAAG CAGCATCGGACTCGGCGGAGGCGGAGTGCAGCCAGAGCGGCGGCAAGCGGCGGAAGGTGTCGGCGAGCGTGCTGTGCCCGTTCGCCGTGCTGAAGCCCGACGGGCTGGACGGCGGCGCGACGCTGGCGGACATCAACGCGCGCATCCTCATGCGGCCGGCGCGGCCCGTGCGGCACCCCGTCGGCGAGTACGCGTGCGCGCCGCGCGTGCTGGCGGCCGACGCGCCGGGCATCTCGGGCAGGGCCGTCTCGGGGTTCACGAGGCTGCACACCCCCGGCCGCGGCACCATCACCATCATGAGGACGCGAGGCTAA
- the LOC109754119 gene encoding uncharacterized protein isoform X2 — METAQERELPQLPLQLQGWPFHAMPPSFDAGSGAYSSGGSSSMSSDSFLLGWEPPFGGCFGLADAQLHDLFPLCMMEPLPLSPAATSTAADLPSEQQVPAPAAMSNGELGDLLLNFWDAGDASDRPVAINSGCVAPQHEKSSQSSAATATNSFLYDEDDLLGSIFSKRPTLAEEPPVLLLAPAEAEPLLSASSSSSCHADPPASDAGGARAQGTTTEPSGARAPPLPRCSSSSLKRATPEASDSAEAECSQSGGKRRKVSASVLCPFAVLKPDGLDGGATLADINARILMRPARPVRHPVGEYACAPRVLAADAPGISGRAVSGFTRLHTPGRGTITIMRTRG, encoded by the exons ATGGAGACAGCGCAGGAAAGAGAGCTGCCGCAGCTGCCGCTGCAGCTGCAGGGGTGGCCTTTCCACGCCATGCCGCCCAGCTTCGACGCCGGCAGCGGCGCCTacagcagcggcggcagcagcagcatgaGCAGCGATTCCTTCCTGCTCGGGTGGGAGCCGCCGTTCGGCGGCTGCTTCGGCCTCGCCGACGCGCAGCTCCACGACCTCTTCCCCCTCT GCATGATGGAGCCGCTCCCGCTGTCGCCGGCCGCGACGTCCACGGCGGCGGACCTCCCATCGGAGCAGCAGGTCCCGGCGCCGGCGGCAATGTCCAACGGGGAGCTCGGCGACCTCCTGCTG AATTTCTGGGACGCCGGTGATGCCAGCGACCGGCCGGTCGCAATCAATTCAGGCTGCGTGGCACCGCAGCACGAGAAGAGCAGCCAGAGCAGCGCTGCCACGGCCACGAACTCTTTCCTCT ATGATGAGGACGATCTTTTGGGCTCCATTTTCTCCAAGAGGCCCACCTTGGCAGAAGAACCACCCGTGCTCCTCCTCGCCCCGGCGGAGGCGGAGCCCCTCCtcagcgcctcctcctcctccagctgCCACGCGGACCCACCTGCCAGCGACGCCGGCGGGGCCCGGGCGCAGGGCACCACCACCGAGCCAAGTGGCGCGCGGGCCCCGCCCCTCCCTCGCTGCTCCTCCTCGTCGTTGAAACGCGCGACACCGGAAG CATCGGACTCGGCGGAGGCGGAGTGCAGCCAGAGCGGCGGCAAGCGGCGGAAGGTGTCGGCGAGCGTGCTGTGCCCGTTCGCCGTGCTGAAGCCCGACGGGCTGGACGGCGGCGCGACGCTGGCGGACATCAACGCGCGCATCCTCATGCGGCCGGCGCGGCCCGTGCGGCACCCCGTCGGCGAGTACGCGTGCGCGCCGCGCGTGCTGGCGGCCGACGCGCCGGGCATCTCGGGCAGGGCCGTCTCGGGGTTCACGAGGCTGCACACCCCCGGCCGCGGCACCATCACCATCATGAGGACGCGAGGCTAA